A single Harpia harpyja isolate bHarHar1 chromosome 6, bHarHar1 primary haplotype, whole genome shotgun sequence DNA region contains:
- the SMIM30 gene encoding small integral membrane protein 30 gives MPSTENTSKLFLVLVSLLLVLPVVEALDAGDTIAFLLGLAVSVVGFCACLGLYARKRNGQQ, from the coding sequence ATGCCTTCTACCGAGAACACCTCAAAACTTTTCCTGGTCCTCGTTTCattgctgctggtgctgccagtAGTTGAAGCCCTGGACGCAGGAGATACCATTGCCTTCCTACTAGGCCTCGCTGTCAGTGTCGTCGGATTCTGTGCCTGCCTTGGCTTGTATGCAAGGAAAAGGAACGGGCAGCAATGA